The Malus domestica chromosome 13, GDT2T_hap1 genome includes a window with the following:
- the LOC103452043 gene encoding protein-tyrosine-phosphatase MKP1-like, with amino-acid sequence MLGEEEKNRLAGSTSRKTYLRSVSWSDRSPSKHNNPYPRPQLVSKARSCLPPLQPLSIARNTVKEWPRAGSDDLGVWPQPQTPRGSAKPLLNSNPEEPGREFEFKKDKLAFFNKECSRIADHIFLGSDAVAKNREILRQNGITHVLNCVGFVSPEYFRNDLVYKTLWLRDSPSEDITSILYDVFDYFEDVRKQGGRVFVHCCQGVSRSTSLVIAYLMWREGHSFEDAFQYVKAARGVTNPNMGFACQLLQCQKRVHAVPASPNSMLRMYRMAPHSSYDPLHLVPKTLGHPGPQGLDSRGAFIVHVPSAIYVWIGKDCNTMMSDNAKAAAFQVIQYERAKGPIVDINEGEEPLEFWDALSNGLLAEDSSKTDAKKVETFSSAGDKVSAAMCGQVGERKVAEYNLDFEIFHRVLAGGVVPPFSVSNTESETCLPARENGWGRLRQKFASGIMKGLVTSSEVNRSPTPSGDESDMVVETHKEAEDSVSPIEPSSPLSASRHFCRSPDSFECYPNKSPRRVTDTVREVERFAPLTDKLLLPTTLCGSPDSFSCFPDRSPKFSSKSPTLSPSTSENSSSFTFSPSSSNWSDLSYLSSRQPSPSGLDSTDPFNVKNISLADNSCLLFKKSPPSPTEAFSPDSTLEMANTGFPCKGISPSIAERRGSNPPPRMLVPLVDETPKVPRNLVRSRSFSLPDMADDAMDTDCNQSETVSNREDLMLDVNVSHHGNELKSERITQAAKVINPVLYQWPSLNKVEAHQSHELHTGSAYLLPAPDTSAGTSNPGILFVWLGLEVLQEGGQSPTCEDRHLHWEAIGHNLLDRMGLPMNSPVQIIREGEEPEEFLIHLSRISIQKT; translated from the exons ATGTTaggggaagaagagaaaaaccGGCTCGCCGGAAGTACTTCCCGGAAAACCTACTTGCGGTCGGTTTCGTGGTCTGACCGGTCACCCTCTAAGCATAACAATCCATATCCGAGGCCACAGCTGGTTAGTAAAGCGAGGTCCTGCCTCCCTCCACTTCAGCCCCTTTCAATAGCCAGAAATACCGTTAAGGAGTGGCCGCGGGCGGGGTCTGATGATCTCGGGGTCTGGCCTCAACCGCAGACCCCGAGAGGTTCGGCTAAACCGCTTCTGAATTCGAACCCAGAAGAACCTGGGAGAGAGTTTGAGTTTAAGAAGGATAAACTTGCGTTTTTCAACAAAGAATGCTCGAGAATTGCTGATCATATATTCTTAGGAAGTGATGCCGTGGCTAAGAACCGCGAGATTTTGAGGCAGAATGGGATCACTCATGTGCTGAACTGTGTTGGGTTTGTTTCTCCCGAGTATTTCAGAAATGATCTTGTGTACAAGACACTTTGGTTGCGAGATAGCCCATCGGAGGACATTACGAGTATACTCTATGATGTGTTTGATTATTTTGAAGATGTTCGAAAGCAAGGCGGGCGAGTTTTCGTGCATTGTTGTCAGGGAGTGTCTCGGTCCACCTCTCTGGTCATTGCATACCTAATGTGGAGGGAGGGCCACAGCTTTGAAGATGCGTTCCAGTATGTGAAGGCAGCGAGAGGGGTGACTAACCCGAATATGGGTTTTGCTTGTCAACTCCTTCAGTGCCAGAAGAGGGTACATGCTGTGCCTGCAAGCCCAAATTCCATGTTAAGGATGTATCGGATGGCCCCGCATTCATCGTATGATCCTCTTCATCTGGTGCCAAAGACGTTGGGACATCCAGGTCCACAAGGACTCGACTCTCGTGGGGCGTTCATTGTGCATGTTCCATCTGCTATATACGTCTGGATTGGAAAGGATTGCAACACAATGATGTCAGATAATGCAAAGGCAGCTGCCTTTCAGGTCATCCAGTATGAGAGGGCAAAGGGCCCGATTGTGGACATCAATGAAGGTGAAGAACCGTTGGAGTTCTGGGATGCTCTTTCCAACGGACTCTTAGCAGAAGATTCCAGCAAGACAGATGCCAAAAAGGTAGAAACTTTTTCTTCCGCAGGTGATAAGGTTTCTGCAGCGATGTGTGGTCAGGTTGGTGAAAGGAAGGTTGCCGAATATAATTTGGATTTCGAAATTTTTCATAGGGTACTTGCAGGTGGGGTTGTTCCACCTTTTTCAGTATCAAATACCGAATCAGAAACTTGCCTTCCAGCCAGAGAAAATGGATGGGGTAGATTGCGGCAAAAGTTTGCAAGCGGAATTATGAAAGGATTGGTCACATCTTCTGAGGTGAACCGAAGCCCTACCCCGTCCGGTGATGAATCGGATATGGTTGTGGAAACTCATAAAGAAGCAGAAGACTCCGTTTCCCCAATCGAGCCTTCGTCGCCATTATCAGCATCACGTCACTTTTGTCGTTCACCAGATTCCTTTGAATGTTATCCAAATAAAAGCCCACGTAGGGTAACAGATACTGTTAGAGAGGTAGAACGCTTTGCTCCTCTGACCGATAAGTTACTGTTACCTACAACTCTTTGTGGTTCACCTgattcattttcttgttttcctGACAGAAGTCCCAAGTTCAGCTCCAAATCCCCAACACTCTCCCCTTCAACCTCTGAAAACTCCAGTTCATTTACCTTTTCACCCTCATCTTCCAATTGGTCGGACTTGTCATATTTGTCTTCTCGACAGCCTTCACCTTCTGGCTTGGATTCCACAGATCCATTTAATGTTAAGAATATCTCTTTGGCAGATAACTCATGCTTGCTTTTCAAAAAATCTCCCCCGTCGCCTACAGAAGCATTTTCTCCTGATTCTACTCTGGAAATGGCAAATACAGGTTTTCCATGTAAGGGGATTTCCCCCTCTATTGCGGAGCGTAGAGGGAGTAATCCTCCACCTCGAATGTTGGTACCTTTGGTTGATGAAACACCAAAAGTTCCGAGGAATCTGGTACGCTCACGGTCCTTCTCCTTACCTGACATGGCTGATGATGCAATGGACACTGATTGCAACCAATCTGAAACTGTGAGCAACAGAGAAGACCTAATGTTAGATGTGAACGTTAGTCACCATGGAAACGAATTGAAATCTGAAAGGATCACGCAAGCAGCGAAAGTGATCAACCCTGTTTTGTACCAGTGGCCTTCTTTGAATAAAGTGGAGGCACATCAGTCTCACGAACTTCATACTGGATCAGCGTATCTTTTGCCAGCTCCAGATACGAGTGCAGGCACAAGTAATCCTGGTATCTTATTTGTCTGGTTGGGACTCGAAGTATTGCAGGAGGGAGGGCAAAGTCCGACATGTGAGGATAGACATCTTCACTGGGAGGCCATAGGACACAACTTGCTCGATCGCATGGGTTTGCCTATGAATTCCCCTGTACAG ATAATAAGAGAAGGTGAGGAGCCGGAAGAGTTCCTGATCCATCTGAGCCGTATATCCATACAGAAAACATAA